Proteins co-encoded in one Bremerella sp. TYQ1 genomic window:
- a CDS encoding DUF3365 domain-containing protein: MPNPRNWLFAGMILCAFVVGKAAAQMPEQPRVAASKSAEEARARAVLLHETIHGTLQVVHRDFFEEDDSRVIPSASLEDVFHALSKAYNVDVKWLVVETDVVNVDHQAESEFEKKAVAVLADRKPYWEDVEGERYRFAGPIRLASQCLKCHVRNRKDTKDRVAGLVIEMPIQRPQTDANN, encoded by the coding sequence ATGCCCAATCCTCGAAACTGGCTTTTTGCCGGTATGATTCTGTGCGCGTTTGTGGTCGGTAAAGCAGCCGCACAAATGCCTGAGCAACCGCGTGTTGCCGCTTCCAAGTCCGCTGAAGAAGCGCGAGCGAGAGCCGTTCTGCTACATGAAACGATTCATGGCACACTTCAAGTGGTGCATCGCGATTTCTTCGAGGAAGACGATTCGCGCGTGATTCCCTCCGCGTCGCTTGAAGATGTCTTTCATGCTCTTTCGAAAGCGTACAACGTCGACGTCAAATGGTTAGTCGTCGAAACCGATGTCGTTAACGTCGATCATCAGGCCGAAAGCGAGTTCGAGAAAAAAGCGGTCGCCGTGCTCGCCGATCGCAAGCCGTACTGGGAAGATGTCGAAGGGGAGCGTTATCGCTTTGCCGGGCCGATTCGCCTAGCTTCGCAGTGCTTGAAGTGCCACGTGAGAAACCGGAAGGACACCAAAGATCGCGTCGCAGGGTTGGTTATCGAGATGCCCATTCAACGACCGCAAACCGACGCGAACAACTAA
- a CDS encoding DUF1559 domain-containing protein, protein MKIWSRRGFTLVELLVVIAIIGVLIALLLPAVQQAREAARRMQCSNNFKQLGVAFHNYHDTHGSFPYGYLDYGSTDFHARDCWMQQIMPYIEQGPAYDKYMAWNGTWVMDTPGEIRDLAVPTLQCPSDGASPAYGGSGSRRSDADGFQGNYVGCRGSEISSRTGENNGMFYRISKTKFRDLVDGTSNTMMMSEVIIRGSANTGGWGGGGGYWGGAAWGSFGFTAYEPPNTTVPDRIYKCKDENFRGSPCVSVGSTTEVEIYARSYHPGGVLSGFADGSVHFIPETIQRATFQALATRHGGEVVSDY, encoded by the coding sequence ATGAAGATTTGGTCTCGACGTGGCTTTACCCTGGTCGAACTTCTCGTGGTCATTGCGATCATCGGCGTGCTGATTGCCCTGCTGCTGCCGGCGGTGCAACAAGCTCGAGAAGCAGCGCGACGAATGCAATGCTCGAATAACTTCAAGCAGCTAGGAGTCGCATTTCACAACTACCACGACACGCATGGTTCGTTTCCGTATGGCTATCTCGATTACGGCTCGACCGATTTCCATGCACGCGACTGCTGGATGCAGCAGATCATGCCATACATCGAGCAAGGCCCCGCCTACGACAAGTACATGGCTTGGAATGGAACTTGGGTCATGGACACGCCAGGTGAAATTCGTGACTTGGCCGTACCAACACTGCAATGTCCTTCCGACGGTGCGAGTCCTGCCTATGGTGGTTCTGGAAGTAGACGTTCTGATGCGGACGGATTTCAAGGCAACTACGTCGGTTGCCGCGGATCGGAAATTTCGTCCCGTACCGGCGAAAACAACGGCATGTTCTACCGCATCTCGAAGACCAAGTTCCGCGACCTGGTTGATGGCACGAGCAACACGATGATGATGAGCGAAGTGATCATCCGCGGCTCGGCCAATACCGGCGGCTGGGGCGGCGGCGGCGGTTACTGGGGCGGGGCCGCGTGGGGTTCGTTTGGCTTCACCGCCTACGAACCGCCCAATACGACCGTGCCAGATCGTATTTACAAATGCAAAGACGAGAACTTCCGCGGTTCCCCCTGTGTTTCGGTCGGCAGCACGACCGAAGTCGAAATCTATGCCCGGAGCTACCATCCCGGCGGCGTGCTATCCGGCTTTGCCGACGGCTCGGTCCACTTCATTCCAGAAACCATTCAACGTGCGACCTTCCAAGCCTTGGCGACGCGTCACGGTGGTGAAGTTGTCAGCGACTATTAA
- a CDS encoding DUF1559 domain-containing protein, with translation MKSTRRSAFTLVELLVVIAIIGILIALLLPAVQQAREAARRMQCSNNLRQVGLACHNYHDTYGTFAPGRLVYDNNGTAVDSTGSSTTIVTGFLAMILPYVEQGNLQELYDSRFSIDDPANQAAANVPVETYLCPSSPGNRTMNLYTGWNMGWGIGVDELDPNLTGIVTDYQGVRGIHVIDSSGNYTDANSKAGILSENATSFKDITDGTTNTILLYEMAGKSDNWINGKKTAIDNGNIQFYWYGPWIGNNAVMIWNYSQDGTARGNGSNNTHYINVNNEAAPYSFHPGVVNMMLADGSTRTITETIDRFTFYNLTMKADGNVVGDY, from the coding sequence GTGAAGTCGACACGTCGTTCCGCGTTTACGTTGGTAGAGCTGTTGGTGGTGATTGCCATCATCGGGATTCTGATCGCTCTACTGTTGCCGGCCGTGCAACAAGCACGCGAGGCCGCACGCCGGATGCAATGCTCGAACAATCTTCGCCAAGTCGGGCTTGCTTGCCATAACTACCACGACACTTACGGCACGTTCGCGCCTGGTCGATTGGTTTACGACAACAACGGAACCGCTGTCGACTCGACCGGCAGTTCAACGACGATCGTCACCGGTTTCCTGGCGATGATTTTGCCCTATGTCGAACAAGGCAACCTGCAGGAACTGTACGACTCGCGATTCAGCATTGACGATCCCGCGAATCAAGCCGCCGCGAACGTACCAGTCGAGACGTACCTTTGCCCTTCGTCGCCAGGCAATCGGACGATGAATCTTTACACCGGCTGGAACATGGGCTGGGGAATCGGCGTAGACGAGTTGGATCCGAATCTGACAGGGATTGTGACGGACTACCAAGGGGTCCGCGGCATTCACGTGATTGACTCTTCCGGCAACTACACCGACGCCAACAGCAAAGCAGGCATCCTGAGCGAGAACGCGACGTCGTTCAAAGACATCACCGACGGCACCACCAACACAATCTTGCTGTATGAAATGGCCGGCAAGTCGGACAACTGGATTAACGGCAAGAAAACGGCGATCGACAATGGCAACATCCAGTTCTATTGGTACGGACCTTGGATCGGTAACAACGCTGTGATGATTTGGAACTACAGCCAGGATGGTACCGCGCGTGGTAACGGTTCCAACAATACTCATTACATCAACGTCAACAACGAAGCCGCACCCTATAGCTTTCACCCTGGCGTCGTGAACATGATGCTGGCCGACGGCTCGACACGGACCATCACTGAAACAATCGACCGCTTTACGTTCTATAACCTGACGATGAAAGCAGACGGAAACGTGGTCGGAGACTACTAA
- a CDS encoding S-layer protein: MPFANWFKVVCFVGVALTIAAESASASPYEMAFSTYLGGSDWEHARDIFVDEAGNVYVVGGTQSPNFPVTEGAFQTKHDMSGTQVGSGGYCDAFVCKYRPDGTVAWCTLLGGPNYDRAYAVEVDRHGYVYVSGRGGPGFPVTDGAFQTEFRGNDEGIYGMQNAFLVKLSPDGSELEWGAFVGVGNLCRELSLDDQGDVYVALHYLGQGPLPPSQWFANTYQAKPAGGVEIGAIKIASDGSAVRWATWLGGSRDEVSNCGIRLDAQKNVYLNFTTQSDDVPTTEGAHDRTFNGDHDAFIAKLSPDGSRLIYGTYFGGREREEGNSTHSLAVDPAGHAYLLNSTTGDDMPVTPGVLQSKPTGQRDMVVSKFSPTGKLLLCTYLGGSSNEGSEGIYANAKGEVAFAGTTDSADYPISSQPLQKLKAKSNDATVTILSADFDKILYSTYLGGESYDYGRAFYWGVDGSLYLTGSVNGSGWPIQNAAQKQFAGGGGGKELCYEGGCYAGDVIVAKLTK; the protein is encoded by the coding sequence ATGCCATTTGCTAACTGGTTCAAAGTCGTTTGTTTCGTAGGTGTTGCGTTGACAATAGCGGCCGAATCGGCTTCGGCTTCACCCTATGAAATGGCATTCTCAACGTACCTTGGCGGGAGCGACTGGGAGCACGCACGCGACATCTTCGTCGACGAAGCAGGCAACGTGTATGTTGTCGGCGGGACTCAATCGCCAAATTTTCCTGTCACAGAAGGTGCCTTCCAAACCAAGCACGATATGTCCGGTACCCAAGTTGGCAGCGGCGGTTACTGCGACGCGTTCGTCTGTAAGTATCGCCCCGACGGCACCGTCGCATGGTGCACGCTGCTAGGCGGTCCTAACTACGACCGAGCCTACGCCGTGGAAGTCGACCGGCACGGCTACGTTTATGTTAGCGGACGTGGGGGGCCAGGGTTTCCCGTCACCGACGGAGCGTTTCAAACCGAGTTCCGCGGGAACGACGAAGGGATCTATGGCATGCAGAATGCCTTTCTCGTGAAGCTCTCACCGGATGGCTCTGAGTTAGAGTGGGGGGCGTTCGTAGGGGTTGGTAATCTTTGTCGCGAGCTTTCCCTCGACGATCAAGGCGACGTCTACGTCGCGCTGCACTACTTGGGCCAAGGACCGCTGCCCCCTTCGCAGTGGTTTGCCAATACCTATCAAGCCAAGCCTGCCGGCGGAGTCGAAATCGGGGCGATAAAAATCGCCAGCGATGGTTCGGCCGTACGCTGGGCGACTTGGCTTGGAGGTTCTCGAGACGAAGTCAGCAATTGCGGGATCCGGCTCGATGCTCAAAAGAATGTCTATTTGAACTTCACGACTCAGTCGGACGACGTGCCAACAACCGAAGGTGCCCACGATCGCACATTCAATGGTGATCACGACGCATTCATCGCGAAGCTTTCGCCGGATGGTTCGCGTCTGATTTACGGAACCTATTTCGGAGGTCGCGAACGTGAAGAGGGAAACAGCACGCACAGTCTCGCCGTCGATCCGGCAGGGCACGCTTACCTTTTGAATTCGACCACCGGGGACGATATGCCGGTCACCCCCGGCGTGCTGCAAAGCAAACCGACGGGGCAGCGTGATATGGTTGTCAGCAAGTTTTCTCCTACCGGAAAGCTGCTACTCTGCACCTACCTCGGCGGAAGCAGCAATGAAGGCTCGGAGGGAATCTACGCCAACGCGAAGGGAGAAGTCGCTTTCGCCGGCACGACCGATTCAGCCGACTATCCCATCTCGTCGCAGCCGCTGCAAAAACTGAAAGCGAAGTCCAACGATGCCACCGTGACGATCTTGTCGGCAGACTTCGATAAGATCCTCTACAGCACTTACCTTGGCGGCGAAAGTTACGACTACGGACGAGCCTTTTACTGGGGCGTGGACGGATCGTTGTACCTGACCGGATCCGTCAACGGCAGCGGCTGGCCGATCCAAAACGCCGCGCAAAAACAATTTGCCGGCGGTGGTGGTGGCAAAGAACTGTGCTACGAGGGAGGCTGCTACGCCGGCGACGTCATCGTCGCCAAGCTGACGAAGTAG
- a CDS encoding toxin-antitoxin system YwqK family antitoxin has translation MSFRLILLLFVSTFLIGCGQSDPFPLPAETPTEPVVTKADGHEYEFPATVDFDGVTWIRVKQDPAEDVPGVTFVYASDKRDDYLFYSCFQPKKLQAHGYPMEKQLALAKVNPESSSMILEGPTEIHLGGGLLLKSQFANHRKTGVEELFDPEGNLKFRGHSNQGRMQGDCTYFYEDGKPMLQGKFSGGELLEGTGFDEEGNETPLANQTDMMLFLAKRLNK, from the coding sequence ATGTCTTTTCGTCTAATTTTGTTGCTTTTTGTGTCGACATTTCTGATCGGTTGTGGCCAGAGTGATCCTTTTCCTCTGCCTGCCGAAACGCCGACTGAGCCAGTCGTAACGAAGGCGGATGGGCACGAGTACGAGTTCCCAGCGACAGTCGATTTCGATGGCGTAACGTGGATCCGCGTCAAGCAAGACCCTGCTGAAGATGTTCCTGGCGTGACGTTTGTCTATGCATCCGACAAACGGGACGACTACCTGTTCTATTCCTGCTTCCAACCGAAGAAGCTACAAGCGCACGGCTATCCGATGGAGAAGCAGTTGGCCCTTGCCAAAGTCAATCCAGAATCGAGTTCGATGATTTTGGAAGGCCCGACGGAGATTCATCTCGGTGGCGGGCTGCTGCTGAAATCGCAATTCGCCAACCACCGTAAGACTGGCGTTGAAGAGTTGTTCGATCCGGAAGGCAATCTCAAGTTTCGCGGCCACAGCAACCAGGGTCGTATGCAAGGAGATTGCACTTACTTCTACGAAGATGGCAAGCCGATGCTACAAGGTAAATTCTCCGGCGGCGAACTGCTGGAAGGAACCGGCTTTGACGAAGAGGGTAACGAAACCCCGCTTGCCAATCAAACCGACATGATGCTGTTCCTCGCCAAACGATTGAACAAATAA